In the Camelus dromedarius isolate mCamDro1 chromosome 13, mCamDro1.pat, whole genome shotgun sequence genome, one interval contains:
- the F7 gene encoding coagulation factor VII: protein MASQHRGLALFGLLLSLQGSLAAVFITQEQAHSILHRQRRANSLLEELWPGSLERECREELCSFEEAREIFKNLERTKQFWISYNDGDQCASGPCQNGGSCEDQLQSYVCFCPEGFEGRNCETDQKSQLICTNDNGGCEQYCTDHAEAGRSCWCHKGYALQEDGVSCVPTVEYPCGKIPVLEKRNNSNPQGRIVGGKVCPKGECPWQAMLKLNGALLCGGALLDVTWVVSAAHCFDRIRNWRNLTVVLGEHDLGQREGEEQERQIAQVIVPDTYVPGKTDHDLALLRLERPVALSDHVVPLCLPEKTFSERTLAFVRFSAVSGWGQLLDRGATARVLMAIQVPRLLTQDCLEQSRRRLGSPALTDNMFCAGYLDGSKDACKGDSGGPHATHFRGTWYLTGVVSWGEGCAAAGHFGVYTRVSRYTAWLHRLMGSLLPSEGLLQAPLP from the exons ATGGCCTCCCAGCACCGGGGGCTGGCCCTCTTCGGCCTTCTGCTCAGCCTGCAGGGGTCTCTGGCGGCAG TCTTCATCACCCAGGAGCAAGCCCACAGCATCCTGCACAGACAGAGGCGTGCCAACTCGCTCCTGGAGGAGCTGTGGCCGGGCTCCCTGGAGAGAGAGTGCAGGGAGGAGCTGTGCTCCTTCGAGGAAGCCAGGGAGATCTTCAAGAACCTGGAGAGGACG AAGCAGTTCTGGATCTCATACAACG ACGGGGACCAGTGCGCCTCGGGTCCCTGCCAGAACGGGGGCTCCTGCGAGGACCAGCTTCAGTCCTACGTCTGCTTCTGCCCCGAGGGTTTCGAGGGCCGGAACTGTGAGACAG ACCAGAAGAGCCAGCTGATCTGCACAAATGACAACGGGGGCTGCGAGCAGTACTGCACTGACCACGCAGAGGCTGGGCGCTCCTGCTGGTGCCATAAGGGCTACGCACTCCAGGAGGACGGGGTGTCCTGCGTGCCCACAG TTGAGTATCCATGTGGGAAAATACCTGTTCTGGAGAAAAGAAACAACAGCAACCCCCAAGGAAGAATTGTGGGGGGCAAGGTCTGCCCCAAAGGGGAGTGTCCCTGGCAG GCCATGCTGAAGCTGAACGGGGCACTGCTGTGCGGGGGAGCCCTGCTCGACGTCACCTGGGTGGTCTCTGCCGCCCACTGCTTTGACAGGATCCGGAACTGGAGGAACCTGACGGTGGTGCTCG GCGAGCACGACCTTGGCCAGCGTGAGGGCGAGGAGCAGGAGCGGCAGATCGCTCAAGTCATCGTCCCCGACACGTACGTACCGGGCAAGACAGACCACGACCTGGCCCTGCTCCGCCTGGAGCGGCCTGTGGCCCTCAGCGACCACGTGGTGCCCCTCTGCCTGCCCGAGAAGACCTTCTCCGAGCGGACACTGGCCTTCGTCCGCTTCTCGGCCGTCAGCGGCTGGGGCCAGCTCCTGGACCGTGGGGCCACGGCGCGCGTGCTCATGGCCATCCAGGTGCCCCGGCTCCTGACCCAGGACTGCCTGGAGCAGTCGCGCCGGAGGCTGGGGTCGCCTGCCCTCACAGACAACATGTTCTGCGCCGGCTACCTGGACGGCAGCAAGGACGCCTGCAAAGGGGACAGCGGGGGCCCGCACGCCACCCACTTCCGGGGCACGTGGTACCTGACGGGCGTTGTCAGCTGGGGTGAGGGCTGTGCGGCTGCTGGTCACTTCGGGGTGTACACCCGGGTCTCCCGCTACACGGCCTGGCTCCACCGGCTCATgggctccctgctgccctcagAGGGCCTCCTCCAAGCTCCGCTCCCCTAG